From the bacterium genome, one window contains:
- a CDS encoding 6-phosphofructokinase, whose translation MSERKRLAILVGGGPAPGINSVIGAATIRSVLEGVEVLGIEDGFEHLMRGRTDHARPLTIDSVSRIHFRGGSCIGIARANPTTDPALLETTVQTLQTLGVSQLITIGGDDTAFSAMRLEAQSRGRLKVVHVPKTIDNDLDLPPSIDTFGFQTARHVGAEIVKNLMVDAHTTSHWYIVISMGRKAGHLALGIGKAAGATLTLIPEEFGSHGIRLQEIVDTLVGAIIKRRSLGQKHGVAVVAEGVVEGIRPEDLAELESVERDEHGHVRIADINIGEIIKRAVQERLRSTTIKTKIAAKDIGYELRCADPIPYDMEYCRDLGYCAAKFLIAGGHAAMVSMQGGSFVPIPFANLLDPTTGRTRVRLVDIHSARYAIARRYMIRLRRDDFDDPAELERFAATAGMDRDELTRQFAYLIEREPPQFQIEPLETTGRPVV comes from the coding sequence ATGAGCGAACGAAAGCGGTTGGCGATCCTGGTCGGCGGTGGCCCGGCGCCGGGCATCAACAGCGTCATCGGCGCGGCGACCATCCGCTCGGTGCTCGAGGGCGTCGAGGTGCTGGGCATCGAGGACGGCTTCGAGCACCTCATGCGCGGCCGCACCGACCACGCGCGGCCGCTCACCATCGACTCGGTCAGCCGCATCCACTTCCGCGGCGGCTCCTGCATCGGCATCGCGCGCGCCAACCCGACCACCGATCCGGCGCTGCTCGAGACCACGGTGCAGACGCTGCAGACGCTGGGCGTGTCGCAGCTCATCACCATCGGCGGCGACGACACCGCCTTCTCGGCGATGCGGCTGGAGGCGCAGTCGCGCGGGCGGCTCAAGGTCGTGCACGTGCCGAAGACCATCGACAACGACCTCGACCTGCCGCCGAGCATCGACACCTTCGGCTTCCAGACCGCCCGCCATGTCGGCGCCGAGATCGTGAAGAACCTGATGGTCGACGCCCACACCACCTCGCACTGGTACATCGTCATCTCGATGGGCCGGAAGGCGGGGCACCTGGCGCTCGGCATCGGCAAGGCGGCGGGGGCGACGCTGACGCTGATTCCGGAGGAGTTCGGCAGCCACGGCATCCGGCTGCAGGAGATCGTCGACACGCTGGTCGGCGCCATCATCAAGCGGCGCAGCCTCGGCCAGAAGCACGGCGTGGCGGTGGTCGCCGAGGGGGTCGTCGAGGGGATCCGCCCCGAGGACCTGGCGGAGCTGGAGAGCGTCGAGCGCGACGAGCACGGGCACGTCCGCATCGCCGACATCAACATCGGCGAGATCATCAAGCGCGCCGTGCAGGAACGGCTGCGGTCGACGACGATCAAGACCAAGATCGCCGCCAAGGACATCGGTTACGAGCTGCGCTGCGCCGATCCGATCCCCTACGACATGGAGTACTGCCGCGACCTCGGCTACTGCGCGGCGAAGTTCCTGATCGCCGGCGGCCACGCGGCGATGGTGTCGATGCAGGGCGGCAGCTTCGTGCCGATCCCCTTCGCCAACCTGCTCGATCCGACCACCGGCCGCACCCGGGTGCGCCTGGTCGACATCCACTCCGCGCGCTACGCGATCGCCCGCCGCTACATGATCCGCCTGCGGCGCGACGACTTCGACGATCCGGCCGAGCTGGAGCGGTTCGCGGCCACCGCCGGAATGGATCGCGACGAGCTCACGCGCCAGTTCGCCTATCTGATCGAGCGCGAGCCGCCGCAGTTCCAGATCGAGCCGCTGGAGACGACCGGCCGACCGGTCGTTTGA
- a CDS encoding DUF1343 domain-containing protein, whose translation MLTGLDRLLAEPALRAPLAGRRVALLAHPASVTADLTHALDALAACGDLRLSAAFGPQHGLRGDKQDNMVESPDFTDPRHGIPVFSLYGDVRRPTAAMMATFDVLLVDLQDVGTRIYTFVTTLRYVLEEAAARGKAVWVLDRPNPIGRPVEGPLLRPGWESFVGAGPLPMRHGLTLGELARWFVRHLALDLDCAVVEMRGWDPAAPPGWGWPLGERAWVNPSPNAATLGMARAYPGTVMLEGTTLSEGRGTTHPLELFGAPDLDPEALLARMAALAPAWLAGCRLRPCWFDPTFHKHAGHLCAGVQIHVEDGAYAHDAFRPWRLVALACKALRALRPDYPLWRDFAYEYEHERLAIDLINGGPLLREWVDDPAATPQDLDALAAADEIAWAAERDDVLLYR comes from the coding sequence ATGCTGACCGGCCTCGACCGCCTGCTCGCCGAGCCGGCGCTGCGCGCGCCCCTCGCCGGCCGGCGCGTCGCCCTGCTGGCGCATCCGGCGTCGGTCACCGCCGATCTGACGCACGCCCTCGACGCTCTCGCCGCCTGCGGCGACCTGCGCCTCAGCGCCGCGTTCGGACCGCAGCACGGCCTGCGCGGCGACAAGCAGGACAACATGGTCGAGTCGCCGGACTTCACCGATCCGCGCCACGGCATCCCGGTGTTCAGCCTCTACGGCGACGTGCGCCGGCCGACGGCGGCGATGATGGCGACGTTCGACGTGCTGCTGGTCGACCTGCAGGACGTCGGCACCCGCATCTACACCTTCGTCACCACGCTGCGCTACGTGCTCGAGGAGGCCGCGGCGCGCGGCAAGGCGGTCTGGGTGCTCGACCGCCCGAACCCGATCGGCCGCCCGGTCGAGGGTCCGCTGCTGCGCCCGGGCTGGGAGAGCTTCGTCGGCGCCGGTCCGCTGCCGATGCGCCACGGGCTGACCCTCGGCGAGTTGGCGCGCTGGTTCGTCCGCCACCTCGCCCTCGATCTCGACTGCGCCGTGGTCGAGATGCGCGGCTGGGATCCCGCCGCGCCGCCCGGCTGGGGCTGGCCGCTCGGCGAGCGCGCCTGGGTGAACCCGAGCCCGAACGCCGCGACGCTCGGGATGGCCCGCGCCTATCCGGGGACGGTGATGCTCGAGGGCACGACGCTGAGCGAGGGGCGCGGCACCACCCACCCGCTGGAGCTGTTCGGCGCCCCCGACCTCGACCCCGAGGCGCTGCTCGCCCGCATGGCCGCGCTCGCGCCCGCCTGGCTCGCCGGCTGCCGCCTGCGCCCGTGCTGGTTCGACCCCACCTTCCACAAGCACGCCGGCCACCTCTGCGCCGGCGTCCAGATCCACGTCGAGGACGGCGCCTACGCCCACGACGCCTTCCGCCCCTGGCGCCTGGTCGCCCTCGCCTGCAAGGCGCTGCGGGCGCTGCGCCCGGACTACCCGCTGTGGCGCGATTTCGCCTACGAGTACGAGCACGAGCGCCTGGCCATCGACCTGATCAACGGCGGTCCGCTGCTGCGCGAGTGGGTCGACGACCCCGCCGCCACCCCGCAGGACCTCGATGCCCTCGCCGCCGCCGACGAGATCGCCTGGGCGGCGGAACGCGACGACGTCCTGCTGTATCGCTGA
- a CDS encoding DUF2855 family protein produces MSDALDFVVNRSDLRQCAVEPGRVAGDTALATGQILLRIDRFAFTANNVTYGAVGDMIGYWDFFPARAGWGRIPVWGFADVLASRHDAVASGERLYGYLPMSTHVLLAPDQATAATFVDAAPHRAALPPIYNQYTRCAADPLHSGDREPYIALFRPLFATAFLLDDFLAGENAFGARQVVLSSASSKTALGLACLLRTRGGARVIGLTAPANAAFVDETGYYDRVVPYDAVETLPAAPTVFVDFAGDGAVRERVHRHLGDRLRRSAQVGVTHWERIAAPAALPGPAPAFFFAPTHLQRRLQEWGPAPFQRRLDAALQRFLTASAWLRIVEHRGPAAVERLYRAMVDGRVDPAAGHICTLSP; encoded by the coding sequence ATGAGCGACGCCCTCGACTTCGTGGTCAATCGTTCCGACCTGCGCCAGTGCGCCGTCGAGCCCGGCCGCGTCGCCGGCGATACCGCGCTCGCGACCGGGCAGATCCTGCTGCGCATCGACCGCTTCGCGTTCACCGCCAACAACGTCACCTACGGCGCGGTCGGCGACATGATCGGCTACTGGGACTTCTTCCCGGCGCGCGCGGGCTGGGGTCGGATCCCGGTGTGGGGCTTCGCCGATGTGCTGGCGTCGCGCCACGACGCGGTGGCGAGCGGCGAGCGCCTCTACGGCTACCTGCCGATGTCGACCCACGTCCTGCTGGCGCCCGACCAGGCGACCGCCGCGACGTTCGTCGATGCCGCGCCGCACCGCGCCGCGCTGCCGCCGATCTACAACCAGTACACCCGCTGCGCCGCCGACCCGCTCCACTCCGGCGATCGCGAGCCGTACATCGCCCTCTTCCGCCCCCTGTTCGCGACGGCGTTCCTGCTCGACGACTTCCTCGCCGGCGAGAACGCCTTCGGCGCCCGCCAGGTCGTGCTCAGCAGCGCCTCGTCGAAAACGGCCCTGGGGCTCGCCTGCCTGCTGCGGACGCGCGGCGGCGCGCGGGTGATCGGCCTCACCGCGCCCGCCAACGCCGCCTTCGTGGACGAGACCGGATACTACGACCGCGTCGTCCCCTACGACGCGGTGGAGACGCTGCCGGCGGCGCCGACGGTGTTCGTCGACTTCGCCGGCGACGGCGCGGTGCGGGAGCGCGTCCATCGCCACCTCGGCGACCGCCTCCGCCGCAGCGCCCAGGTCGGGGTCACCCACTGGGAGCGGATCGCCGCGCCGGCCGCGCTCCCCGGTCCGGCGCCGGCCTTCTTCTTCGCGCCGACCCACTTGCAGCGGCGCCTGCAGGAGTGGGGCCCGGCGCCGTTCCAGCGCCGCCTCGACGCGGCCCTGCAGCGTTTCCTGACGGCCAGCGCCTGGCTGCGCATCGTCGAGCACCGCGGCCCGGCCGCCGTCGAGCGCCTCTACCGCGCCATGGTCGACGGCCGCGTCGACCCCGCCGCCGGCCATATCTGCACCCTGTCGCCCTGA
- a CDS encoding DUF3604 domain-containing protein — protein MKIQRLAWLLLVLAGCRGQHQGPGEITGPAIPAAVVAARQATQAKAAAALAPGAPPAKQILFGDLHVHTTFSPDAFMRSLPFLNGEGTHPPADACDFARYCSDLDFWSINDHAEGVSPQHWRETKESIRQCNAVAGDPKNPDIVAFLGWEWTQVGQTAKDHYGHKNVIFKDLDEDKVPTRPISALSAQLVGALRSSPPLWQRIQLPLFDFAHRQQYFDVATYQQELRETPLCPEGVDSRELPADCHESAQTPDVLYEKLSQWGFDTIVIPHGTTWGLYTPPGSAWDKQLVGAMHDPDKQTLVEVYSGHGNAEEYRNWRDVIFGDDGEAICPEPTADYLPCCWQAGEIIRGRCGDTPADECEQRVQAARRNYLAAGVAGRHTVPGSTIDDWKDCGYCRDCFNPAFNMRPLSSTQYMAAIGNFDDPNAPPRRFRFGYIGSSDNHTARPGTGYKEFARRAFTEAAGPKDATWADRMFPADTRTGDESIPFDPNGVSGIQGFQMVDLERQASFFMTGGLVAVHSEGRDRDAIWNALKRREVYGTSGERLLLWFDLLNGPQGVAPMGAEVTMHQTPRFRVRAVGSFKQLPGCPDYAVDALAKDRLERLCRGECYNPSDERNLITRIEVVRIRPQRAKGEPVANLIEDPWRRFECPKDPAGCTVEFDDPDYRVAERDVLYYVRAIQEPTPAVNAGALRCEYDAAGNCVKVHPCFGDYRTPYDDDCLSMNEERAWSSPIYVNQ, from the coding sequence ATGAAGATCCAGCGACTGGCCTGGCTGCTGCTCGTGCTGGCGGGATGCCGCGGCCAGCACCAGGGACCGGGGGAGATCACGGGTCCGGCGATTCCGGCCGCGGTCGTCGCGGCGCGGCAGGCGACGCAGGCGAAGGCCGCGGCGGCGCTGGCGCCGGGCGCGCCGCCGGCCAAGCAGATCCTCTTCGGCGACCTGCACGTCCACACCACCTTCTCGCCCGACGCCTTCATGCGCAGCCTGCCGTTCCTGAACGGCGAGGGGACGCACCCGCCGGCGGACGCCTGCGACTTCGCCCGCTACTGCAGCGACCTCGACTTCTGGAGCATCAACGACCACGCCGAGGGCGTGTCGCCGCAGCACTGGCGCGAGACCAAGGAGTCGATCCGCCAGTGCAACGCGGTCGCCGGCGATCCGAAGAATCCCGACATCGTCGCGTTCCTAGGCTGGGAGTGGACGCAGGTCGGCCAGACGGCGAAGGACCACTACGGACACAAGAACGTCATCTTCAAGGACCTCGACGAGGACAAGGTGCCGACGCGCCCGATCAGCGCCCTCAGCGCCCAGCTCGTCGGCGCGCTGCGCTCCTCGCCGCCGCTGTGGCAGCGGATCCAGTTGCCGCTCTTCGACTTCGCCCACCGCCAGCAGTACTTCGACGTCGCCACCTACCAGCAGGAGCTGCGCGAGACGCCGCTCTGCCCCGAGGGCGTCGACAGCCGCGAGCTCCCCGCCGACTGCCACGAGTCGGCGCAGACGCCGGACGTCCTCTACGAGAAGCTCTCGCAGTGGGGCTTCGACACGATCGTCATCCCGCACGGCACCACCTGGGGCCTCTACACGCCGCCCGGCAGCGCCTGGGACAAGCAGCTCGTCGGCGCCATGCACGATCCCGACAAGCAGACGCTGGTCGAGGTCTACTCCGGCCACGGCAATGCGGAGGAGTATCGCAACTGGCGCGACGTGATCTTCGGCGACGACGGCGAGGCGATCTGCCCCGAACCAACCGCCGACTACCTGCCGTGCTGCTGGCAGGCGGGCGAGATCATCCGCGGCCGCTGCGGCGACACCCCCGCCGACGAGTGCGAGCAGCGCGTGCAGGCGGCGCGCCGCAACTACCTCGCCGCCGGCGTCGCCGGCCGCCACACCGTCCCGGGGAGCACGATCGACGACTGGAAGGACTGCGGCTACTGCCGCGACTGCTTCAACCCGGCGTTCAACATGCGCCCGCTCAGCTCGACGCAGTACATGGCGGCGATCGGCAATTTCGACGATCCGAACGCGCCGCCGCGCCGCTTCCGCTTCGGCTACATCGGCTCGAGCGACAACCACACCGCGCGGCCGGGCACCGGGTACAAGGAATTCGCGCGCCGCGCGTTCACCGAGGCGGCGGGGCCGAAGGACGCGACCTGGGCCGACCGCATGTTCCCCGCCGACACCCGCACCGGCGACGAATCGATCCCCTTCGACCCCAACGGGGTCAGCGGCATCCAGGGCTTCCAGATGGTCGACCTCGAGCGCCAGGCGTCGTTCTTCATGACCGGCGGTCTGGTCGCCGTGCACAGCGAGGGCCGCGATCGCGATGCCATCTGGAACGCGCTCAAGCGGCGCGAGGTCTACGGCACCAGCGGCGAGCGCCTGCTGCTGTGGTTCGATCTGCTGAACGGGCCGCAGGGCGTCGCGCCGATGGGCGCCGAGGTCACCATGCACCAGACCCCGCGCTTCCGCGTCCGCGCCGTCGGCTCGTTCAAGCAGCTCCCCGGCTGTCCGGACTATGCCGTCGACGCGCTGGCGAAGGATCGGCTCGAGCGGCTGTGCCGCGGCGAGTGCTACAACCCGAGCGACGAACGCAACCTCATCACCCGCATCGAGGTGGTCCGCATCCGCCCGCAGCGCGCCAAGGGCGAGCCGGTGGCGAACCTGATCGAGGATCCGTGGCGGCGGTTCGAGTGTCCGAAAGATCCCGCCGGCTGCACCGTCGAGTTCGACGATCCCGACTACCGCGTCGCCGAGCGCGACGTCCTCTACTACGTGCGCGCCATCCAGGAGCCGACGCCGGCGGTCAACGCCGGCGCGCTGCGCTGCGAGTACGACGCCGCCGGCAACTGCGTGAAGGTGCACCCCTGCTTCGGCGACTACCGCACGCCCTACGACGACGACTGCCTGAGCATGAACGAGGAGCGCGCCTGGTCGTCGCCGATCTACGTCAACCAGTGA
- a CDS encoding citrate synthase family protein has product MPTYLSAREAAAELGVSLATLYAYVSRGQIRSEREGAARQRRYLAEDVWLLNAHKRGRRDPARAAREALHWGMPVLESRLSVIHGGRLYYAGHDAVELAARATIEQVAALLWSGDVDSPLPAEPIASDAVEWRSAAALARRVAPLDGLQLFLPLAAARDPHAFDLRPLAVQRAGGRILRVLAAAAAGTRPTTEPVARLLQRRWAPRDPGAARLLDAALALYADNGLNPSSFTARCVASAGSTPYAVVTAGLAALQGVKHGGACERAAGLLDEVRDARGAAATLAARLRRGEAVPGFGHPQYPDGDPRAAHLLERLAAHRPSSPEVARARALVDAVGAAMNERPTIDFAVVALCRTLGLPPGAPLWLLGVARVVGWIAHGLEQYQEGRAIRPRARYAGALPAAE; this is encoded by the coding sequence ATGCCGACCTATCTCAGCGCGCGCGAGGCCGCGGCGGAGCTCGGCGTCAGCCTGGCGACCCTGTACGCGTACGTGAGCCGCGGGCAGATCCGCTCCGAGCGCGAGGGCGCGGCGCGCCAGCGGCGGTATCTCGCCGAGGACGTCTGGCTGCTGAACGCGCACAAGCGCGGCCGGCGCGATCCGGCGCGGGCGGCGCGGGAGGCGCTGCACTGGGGCATGCCGGTGCTGGAGTCGCGTCTCTCGGTGATCCACGGCGGGCGTCTGTACTACGCCGGCCATGACGCGGTGGAGCTGGCGGCGCGGGCGACCATCGAGCAGGTGGCGGCGCTGCTGTGGTCGGGCGACGTCGACTCGCCGCTGCCGGCGGAGCCGATCGCCAGCGACGCCGTCGAGTGGCGCAGCGCCGCGGCCCTGGCGCGGCGGGTGGCGCCGCTCGACGGCCTGCAGCTCTTCCTGCCGCTGGCGGCGGCGCGCGACCCGCACGCCTTCGACCTGCGGCCGCTGGCGGTGCAGCGCGCCGGCGGCCGCATCCTGCGCGTCCTCGCGGCGGCGGCGGCGGGAACGCGGCCGACGACGGAGCCGGTGGCGCGCCTGCTGCAACGGCGCTGGGCGCCGCGCGATCCCGGCGCGGCGCGCCTGCTCGACGCGGCCCTGGCGCTGTACGCCGACAACGGCCTCAATCCGTCGAGCTTCACCGCCCGCTGCGTCGCCTCGGCCGGGTCGACGCCCTACGCCGTGGTGACCGCCGGCCTGGCGGCGCTGCAGGGCGTCAAGCACGGCGGCGCCTGCGAGCGCGCCGCCGGGCTGCTCGACGAGGTGCGCGACGCGCGCGGCGCGGCGGCGACGCTGGCGGCGCGGCTGCGCCGCGGCGAGGCGGTGCCCGGCTTCGGCCACCCGCAGTATCCCGACGGCGATCCGCGCGCCGCGCACCTGCTGGAACGGCTGGCGGCGCACCGGCCGTCGTCGCCCGAGGTGGCGCGGGCGCGGGCGCTGGTCGACGCCGTCGGCGCGGCGATGAACGAGCGGCCGACCATCGACTTCGCGGTCGTCGCCCTCTGCCGCACCCTCGGGCTGCCGCCCGGCGCGCCGCTGTGGCTGCTCGGCGTGGCGCGGGTCGTCGGCTGGATCGCGCACGGCCTCGAGCAGTACCAGGAGGGCCGCGCCATCCGGCCGCGCGCCCGCTACGCCGGCGCGCTGCCGGCCGCGGAGTGA
- a CDS encoding DOMON-like domain-containing protein, producing the protein MILQRLVPHPDTPSPAVRELTVAVEPARASVRLAYTLRGDLDALAIPAATTPRPADELWRHTCFEAFAAPGEGEPYYEFNFAPSGQWAVYGFAAYRQRRDGATLAPSTAWERDADRLLLNAVLPMAPPLRLGLSAVIETRAGAHAYWALRHPGPRPDFHHAGSFALHLPAGEDPRC; encoded by the coding sequence ATGATCCTGCAGCGCCTCGTGCCCCATCCCGACACGCCGTCCCCGGCGGTGCGCGAGCTGACCGTCGCGGTCGAGCCCGCCCGGGCCAGCGTCCGCCTCGCCTACACGCTGCGCGGCGACCTCGACGCCCTGGCGATTCCCGCCGCGACCACGCCGCGCCCCGCCGACGAGCTCTGGCGCCACACCTGCTTCGAGGCGTTCGCCGCCCCCGGCGAGGGCGAGCCGTACTACGAATTCAACTTCGCGCCGTCCGGCCAGTGGGCAGTGTACGGATTCGCGGCCTACCGCCAGCGCCGCGACGGCGCCACCCTGGCGCCGTCGACCGCCTGGGAGCGGGACGCGGATCGCCTGCTCCTCAACGCCGTGCTGCCGATGGCGCCGCCGCTCCGCCTCGGCCTCTCCGCCGTCATCGAGACCCGCGCCGGCGCCCACGCCTACTGGGCGCTGCGCCACCCGGGCCCGCGCCCCGACTTCCACCACGCCGGCAGCTTCGCGCTCCACCTGCCCGCGGGCGAGGACCCGCGATGCTGA
- a CDS encoding HlyD family efflux transporter periplasmic adaptor subunit, whose protein sequence is MQAWRRRAAAGAGLALAAVLVWLVFRPAPVRVEVGHVERGRLVVTVDEEGETRVRDRFVVAAPIAGRLARLTLEPGDPVQQGTVVARMHPVPLDPRTRAEALARLEAAQAALRETSAQVENAEAAFAQAQRSANRARQLGRSGTIGKEEQERAELDETLRHKELEASQFAERAAAFNLEAAKAALMAPGADGNQAMVAACESGEPGCIELRAPVTGRVLRVPQKSERVVAAGEPLVEIGDPSDLEIVVDLLSTDAVKVRPGAAMLVEEWGGPTPLAAQVRRVEPSGFTKVSALGVEEQRVNVIGDFTADSGGLGDGYRIEARIVVAEADDVLLVPSSALFRRQDAWHVFAVANGRAALRRVEVGRATAQQTELLDGLALGDAVVLHPSDQVADGVRVAPL, encoded by the coding sequence ATGCAGGCATGGAGACGGCGCGCCGCCGCGGGCGCGGGGCTGGCGCTGGCGGCGGTGCTGGTGTGGCTGGTGTTCCGGCCGGCGCCGGTACGGGTCGAGGTCGGGCACGTGGAGCGGGGCCGGCTGGTGGTGACCGTGGACGAGGAGGGCGAGACGCGGGTCCGCGATCGCTTCGTGGTCGCGGCGCCGATCGCCGGCCGCCTGGCGCGCCTGACGCTCGAGCCCGGCGACCCGGTGCAGCAGGGGACGGTGGTGGCGCGCATGCACCCGGTGCCGCTCGACCCGCGCACCCGCGCCGAGGCGCTGGCCCGCCTCGAGGCGGCGCAGGCGGCGCTGCGCGAGACCAGCGCCCAGGTGGAGAACGCCGAGGCGGCGTTCGCGCAGGCGCAGCGCAGCGCCAACCGCGCCCGCCAGCTCGGCAGGTCGGGCACCATCGGCAAGGAGGAACAGGAGCGGGCCGAGCTCGACGAAACGCTGCGCCACAAGGAGCTCGAGGCATCGCAGTTCGCGGAGCGCGCCGCCGCCTTCAACCTCGAGGCGGCGAAGGCGGCGCTGATGGCGCCGGGCGCGGACGGCAACCAGGCGATGGTCGCCGCCTGCGAATCCGGCGAGCCGGGCTGCATCGAGCTGCGGGCGCCGGTGACCGGCCGCGTCCTGCGCGTGCCGCAGAAGAGCGAGCGGGTGGTCGCCGCCGGCGAGCCGCTGGTCGAGATCGGCGATCCGAGCGATCTGGAGATCGTCGTCGATCTGCTGTCGACCGACGCGGTCAAGGTGCGGCCGGGGGCGGCGATGCTGGTCGAGGAGTGGGGCGGCCCGACGCCGCTGGCGGCGCAGGTGCGCCGGGTCGAGCCGTCGGGCTTCACCAAGGTGTCGGCGCTCGGCGTCGAGGAGCAGCGGGTGAACGTCATCGGCGATTTCACGGCCGACAGCGGCGGGCTCGGCGACGGCTATCGCATCGAGGCGCGCATCGTCGTCGCCGAGGCCGACGACGTGCTGCTGGTGCCGTCGAGCGCGCTCTTCCGCCGCCAGGACGCCTGGCACGTGTTCGCGGTGGCGAACGGCCGCGCCGCGCTGCGCCGGGTCGAGGTCGGGCGCGCCACCGCGCAGCAGACCGAGCTCCTCGACGGCCTGGCGCTCGGCGACGCCGTCGTGCTCCACCCGAGCGATCAGGTCGCCGACGGCGTGCGGGTGGCGCCGCTCTGA
- a CDS encoding citrate synthase/methylcitrate synthase translates to MDDIAAGLEGVVVAATRLSEVDGERGRLIIGGYPVEELAPHAHFEEVLSLLWHGRLPSPAERTALAEALAARRGLPAATRALLRDAARRAVPAMDALRMGVASLSLGARGGGDRAAALDDAITLVAAMPTVIATYWRERAGRGLPAPRRDLGHVAHFLWLLDGREADPAVVRALETYCNTVVDHGMNASTFTARVIASTQSDPCSAVVGAIGALKGPLHGGAPGPALDMVFALRAAAARSGRTLEAETDAYVRREVGAGARMMGFGHRVYRVRDPRADVLGAAALALGARGGDGTLIADARIVEAATLRVLRELKPRRRLDTNVEFYTALLLHGVGLPAELFTPTFALARVGGWTAHILEQMEANRLIRPAARYVGGRDGRWPRAA, encoded by the coding sequence ATGGACGACATCGCAGCGGGACTGGAGGGCGTGGTGGTGGCGGCGACGCGCTTGAGCGAGGTGGACGGCGAGCGCGGTCGGTTGATCATCGGCGGCTACCCGGTCGAGGAGCTGGCGCCGCACGCCCACTTCGAGGAGGTGCTGTCCCTGCTGTGGCACGGGCGCTTGCCGAGCCCGGCGGAGCGGACGGCGCTGGCCGAGGCGTTGGCGGCGCGGCGGGGGCTGCCCGCGGCGACGCGGGCGCTGCTGCGCGACGCGGCGCGGCGGGCGGTGCCGGCGATGGACGCGCTGCGCATGGGGGTCGCGAGCCTCAGCCTCGGGGCGCGCGGCGGCGGCGATCGGGCGGCGGCGCTCGACGACGCCATCACTCTGGTGGCGGCGATGCCGACCGTGATCGCGACGTACTGGCGCGAGCGGGCCGGGCGCGGGCTGCCGGCGCCGCGGCGCGATCTCGGCCACGTCGCGCACTTCCTCTGGCTGCTCGACGGCCGCGAGGCGGATCCGGCGGTGGTGCGGGCGTTGGAGACCTACTGCAACACGGTGGTCGACCACGGCATGAACGCCTCCACCTTCACCGCCCGGGTGATCGCCAGCACCCAGTCCGACCCGTGCTCGGCGGTGGTCGGGGCGATCGGGGCGCTGAAGGGTCCGCTGCACGGCGGCGCGCCGGGACCGGCGCTGGACATGGTGTTCGCGCTGCGCGCTGCGGCGGCGCGTTCCGGCCGCACGTTGGAGGCGGAGACGGACGCGTACGTTCGCCGCGAGGTGGGCGCCGGGGCTCGCATGATGGGATTCGGGCATCGCGTCTATCGCGTTCGCGACCCGCGCGCCGACGTGCTCGGGGCCGCGGCGCTGGCGCTCGGCGCGCGCGGCGGCGACGGGACGTTGATCGCCGACGCGCGGATCGTCGAGGCGGCGACGCTGCGCGTGCTGCGCGAGCTGAAACCGCGGCGCCGGCTGGACACCAACGTCGAGTTCTACACCGCGCTGCTGCTGCACGGCGTGGGGCTGCCGGCGGAGCTGTTCACGCCGACCTTCGCGCTCGCCCGCGTCGGCGGCTGGACGGCGCACATCCTCGAGCAGATGGAGGCCAACCGGCTGATCCGCCCGGCCGCGCGCTACGTCGGCGGCCGCGACGGTCGTTGGCCGCGCGCGGCGTAG